Sequence from the bacterium Scap17 genome:
GATAGTCGCGAATCGCGACCGCATGCCCAGACAGTTCCTGCTGTGCGTATTGTTCCAGATATTCGAGCACCTGGTCGAGCGTCACGATACTGACCACGGGCATGGAGAAACGTGCCTCCACTTCCTGAATGGCGCTGTTCGCCTTCAGGCCTCCCTCACCATCGGGAGCGCGCTCCTGGCGGTCCAGTGCGATCACGACGCCCGCCGCCTTGGCACTCTCGGCGTGGATGATCTCCATCACTTCGCCGATGGCGGTGCCGGCGGTGATGACATCATCGATGATCATCACGCGGCCTTCGAGGGGCGCGCCGACCAACGAGCCCCCTTCACCGTGGGTCTTGGCTTCCTTGCGATTGAAGGTGAACGGCATGTCTCGATCATGATGGTCAGCCAGCGCCACGGCCGTCACGGCACCCAGCGGGATACCCTTGTACGCCGGACCGAACAGCACATCGGCCTGCAGGCCTGATTCGACGATGGCACGCGCATAGAAGCGTCCCAGACGCGCCAGGGCCTGTCCGGAGCGGAATAGACCAGCATTGAAGAAGTAGGGGCTCACCCGCCCGGACTTGAGCGTAAACTCGCCAAACCGCAGCACGTCCTGCTCGATGGCAAACTCAATGAACTCCCGCTGGTAGTCCTGCATCCGATATCACCTTTGAATTCGTTAGCCATTTACCAAATCGTCTAAAGCTCGGGTATCATACAGGCGCGACGAACCAGGGACCACGTATGAAAATCGCTACAGTTAACGTCAATGGTATTCGAGAAGCGGTCAGCCGCGGCTTCCTCGACTGGCTTGCCAGTCAGGACGCCGACGTCGTCTGCATCCAGAACCTCAAGGCCAAGAGCTTCGAGCTCGACGACAGCATCCTCTACCCGGAAGGGTACGAAGGCTACTTCCTGGACGCCGAAAAAGACGGCTTCTCAG
This genomic interval carries:
- the pyrE gene encoding orotate phosphoribosyltransferase, producing the protein MQDYQREFIEFAIEQDVLRFGEFTLKSGRVSPYFFNAGLFRSGQALARLGRFYARAIVESGLQADVLFGPAYKGIPLGAVTAVALADHHDRDMPFTFNRKEAKTHGEGGSLVGAPLEGRVMIIDDVITAGTAIGEVMEIIHAESAKAAGVVIALDRQERAPDGEGGLKANSAIQEVEARFSMPVVSIVTLDQVLEYLEQYAQQELSGHAVAIRDYRAQYGLQGA